In Vagococcus luciliae, one genomic interval encodes:
- a CDS encoding gluconeogenesis factor YvcK family protein, translating into MKTYRIRKPKIVVIGGGTGLPVILHGLRDQSADITAIVTVADDGGSSGLLRQSINMSPPGDLRNVLVALSDMPQMYEDIFQYRFKKEDNFLANHTIGNLIIAAMSEMKNSTYEAIQLLSKFMHVDGHIYPASEQSMTLHAKFVDGTGATGESTIAKERKKIDYVYVTNTADGTPVKPARKVISSIRDADMIVLGPGSLFTSILPNLMIKELGEAVCKSEAEVVYICNIMTQKGETEHFSDADHVRVLHHHLGKQFIDTVLVNTEPIPENYIDPTVYDEYLLQVKHDFQGLRDEGCRVISTDFLELKNGGVFHDRTKVVEELFRLVFGAKY; encoded by the coding sequence TTTGCCCGTTATTTTACATGGGCTTAGAGATCAAAGTGCTGATATTACAGCAATTGTAACAGTAGCAGATGATGGTGGGAGTAGTGGGCTTCTTCGTCAGAGTATTAATATGAGTCCTCCAGGAGATTTAAGAAATGTTTTAGTGGCGTTATCTGATATGCCACAAATGTATGAAGATATTTTTCAATATCGTTTTAAAAAAGAAGATAACTTTTTAGCTAATCATACGATTGGTAATTTGATTATTGCAGCAATGTCTGAAATGAAAAATAGTACTTATGAAGCAATCCAGTTATTAAGTAAGTTTATGCATGTGGATGGACATATTTATCCAGCAAGCGAGCAATCCATGACATTACATGCTAAATTTGTTGATGGGACAGGTGCAACAGGTGAAAGTACTATTGCCAAAGAACGAAAGAAAATTGATTATGTCTATGTGACCAATACAGCAGATGGCACGCCTGTTAAACCAGCTAGAAAGGTTATTTCAAGTATTCGCGATGCAGATATGATTGTTCTTGGACCTGGTAGTTTGTTTACTAGTATTTTACCTAATTTGATGATTAAAGAGCTAGGTGAAGCGGTTTGTAAATCAGAGGCTGAAGTAGTATATATTTGTAACATTATGACACAAAAAGGTGAGACTGAGCATTTTTCTGATGCCGATCATGTACGGGTATTGCATCATCATTTAGGAAAACAATTTATTGATACCGTATTGGTCAATACAGAGCCGATACCTGAAAATTACATTGATCCAACTGTTTATGATGAGTATTTATTACAAGTTAAACACGATTTTCAAGGCTTACGCGATGAAGGATGTCGTGTGATATCGACTGACTTTTTAGAGTTAAAAAATGGCGGAGTTTTCCATGATCGAACCAAAGTAGTTGAAGAGCTGTTTCGTTTGGTTTTTGGAGCAAAATATTAA
- the whiA gene encoding DNA-binding protein WhiA, translating to MSFASDVKKELTTLEVHKEHAKAELAALIRMNGSVTLANRQFVLNVQTENAAIARRIYTLLKDHYEVNSELLVRRKMKLKKNNVYIVRLKQGTKEILNDLEIMDGVMFNTHVSDSIMGNEQKMRSYLRGAFLAGGSVNNPETSRYHLEIYSMYEDQCVDLCEMLKFYGLNGRVVERRTGFITYLKGAEEIADFLVLVGATNAMLKFEDVRIVRDLRNSVNRLMNCENANMNKTADAAKRQIENIRLIKETVGLEQLPEKLREVAEIRLENPEISLKELGEMIPSGPITKSGINHRIRKINEFANNLAQIK from the coding sequence GTGTCTTTTGCATCGGATGTTAAAAAAGAACTGACTACTTTGGAAGTTCATAAAGAACATGCAAAGGCTGAATTGGCAGCTTTAATTCGAATGAATGGTTCTGTAACGTTAGCTAATAGACAATTTGTATTAAATGTTCAAACTGAAAATGCTGCAATAGCTAGACGTATCTATACACTATTAAAAGATCACTATGAAGTAAATAGTGAGTTGTTAGTGCGACGAAAAATGAAATTAAAAAAAAATAATGTTTATATCGTTCGTTTGAAACAAGGAACAAAAGAAATATTAAATGATTTAGAAATCATGGATGGCGTGATGTTTAATACCCATGTTTCAGATAGTATCATGGGGAATGAACAAAAAATGCGTTCTTATTTACGTGGTGCATTTCTAGCAGGTGGTTCAGTTAATAATCCTGAGACAAGTCGTTATCACTTAGAAATTTATTCAATGTATGAAGATCAGTGCGTTGATTTATGTGAAATGTTAAAATTTTATGGCTTAAATGGACGAGTGGTTGAAAGGCGTACAGGATTTATCACTTATCTCAAGGGTGCAGAAGAAATTGCCGATTTTTTAGTATTAGTTGGTGCAACGAACGCTATGTTAAAATTTGAAGATGTTCGAATTGTACGAGATTTACGTAATTCAGTTAACCGATTAATGAATTGTGAAAATGCCAATATGAATAAAACGGCAGATGCTGCAAAACGTCAAATTGAGAATATCCGTTTAATCAAAGAAACCGTTGGATTGGAGCAATTACCTGAAAAATTGAGGGAAGTCGCAGAAATACGTCTGGAAAATCCAGAAATCAGTTTGAAAGAACTTGGTGAAATGATTCCTTCTGGTCCAATAACAAAATCAGGTATTAATCATCGCATCCGAAAAATTAATGAATTTGCTAATAATTTAGCTCAAATAAAGTAA
- a CDS encoding putative DNA-binding protein — MEIEKTNRMNALFEFYSTLLTEKQMNYIELYYADDFSLGEIAEEYDVSRQAVYDNIKRTEKLLETYEKKLHLYSNYVVRQEMIDEIKSLLKESYPETEMIYDLLDKIQEIEEE; from the coding sequence ATGGAAATTGAAAAAACAAATCGAATGAATGCTTTATTTGAATTTTATTCAACTCTTTTAACAGAAAAGCAAATGAATTATATTGAACTTTATTATGCAGATGATTTTTCTTTAGGTGAAATAGCTGAGGAGTATGATGTGAGTCGTCAAGCTGTGTATGATAATATAAAGCGTACTGAAAAATTACTAGAAACTTATGAAAAAAAATTACATTTGTATTCAAATTATGTGGTTCGACAAGAGATGATTGATGAAATCAAATCATTGCTAAAAGAATCCTATCCAGAAACAGAAATGATTTATGATTTATTAGATAAAATTCAAGAAATAGAAGAAGAGTAG